The genome window GGAATCAGAAACAAACTGAGATGGCTAGAACAGAACAGGCTCACCTATGAAAGAGTTGACTTAATACCATATCCACTTAATAGGACTATATCGGGTAGCGCCAGGAAGGATTCAACACCGTCCCGGCCAAAAGGTGAACTAGCCCACTTTCGTATTTGGAATCCGGCCTCGGAGATCGTCTACGTAGTTCACACGCTCGTATCCAGGTGTGAATGAGGGACTTCTTGTGCCTCAGCAAGTACCAATGTATCAAAATGCCGTGAACTCGAAGTACTTCTTCTGTCCGCTAAACCACACCATGACGGAAGTTCTCATAATTCTGAGAGCCACGAATTGCAGCATTACAGAGCTTGCGGACATATACGGCCGGCCGCCCGGAGGCCTCCCAGATGCCTGCTCATTTGCTCATTGCCTAATATCTCTTGCAGATAACCTCTTTTTTGCGCGTAGATCGTGGCTGCCCCTGCTTAAAGCCCTTAAAAATTAGGCAATCTGGTTTAACAGACCGAATGGCATAGTTAGTATTCGTGTGTATAATGATTTGGCTGTGCCTatacatcatcttcatcctcaccctTCCCTGAAGGGATTCTCTTTCGTAGCTTGCTTTCGAAGGACTTTGTAACAGTTTCACCTTAACTATCACGACACAGGGCAAAGGACTGGGCTATAATTGTTATTGTAGCAATTACAGTGGTGCTTATAGTTACTTATGGGAGCATAAAGTGAACTAAGCTGTAACAGACTTAGCTATCGAGATGGAACTGCTACGACGGGCACAGTCTTTGAATGCCGGGACACATTTAGAAGTCTCATAACTCCACAAGGCGAGCTGTATACGGATTGCAATTGACGAGGTTTATCCTCGCTGCCAAAAGAGTCGATCTATGACAGTCTATGATCTACATAGCTCACCAGCACAGATTAGTGAAAGGGACCAGGCTAGCTCTAAAACTTAGCTCTTCATCTAGGCCCATAGGGACTTCGAACTCTCAATAAGCAAGGGTATAACAATATCAGCAGCAGGTAGTCTCCTAAGTCATAACAAAACCTTTATTCTTTCTCAGAAGAAAAGATGATAAGACCCATATTCTTTCGTACCACTGATTGAAATTTTAACAAGTTTGAGTTTAGGTTTTCAAAGCTAGCGAAATTTATAGAAGGAAGCTTGCTAAATTTTGGATTTTGGGTCCTGCTGCAACTGCTATACCAGCCCAAAGACTCGCTCAGCGCAACCAAAAGATCCCTGGTAGCCCCATCCCGCGTGTCCGTAGTTATGCTATGCACCACTGGTGTCGAATCCTCGAAGAAGCTTCGATCTGTTTCAATCCTTACCCCATTATATCGTCCTGGCCCCAAACCAACTCCATGCCGCACCATTTGTAGTGCTTCGATGCCCTGTCACTTTGTCACTTCGGGATTAAGCTTGATGCATCGCTTCGTAATTCGTAACGCGGTGTTGGGGTTTGGGCTAGATTCCCAGCTACCCTTCTCATATGTCCCGCTTAAAATCGTACCTCCACCTGCAGCTCGCTGCATAGCGTACGTCATTCGCATCCTCCGTGCCGCTTATGGTTGTCATTAGCGACACTTCGTTACGTACCAGGACGATGTGCCCTCGAATTGGATAGacggcatcatcatccaagccGCCGAGTCTGGACGCGAGAAATCCCGAGGCATTAACAATAATATCAGCCGGAGCCCCTAAATGATGGTGCCTTTTGCTTTTCGGATGCGATTGAGTGCTATCCGTTTGATCACAACCCCGTTCCGGAGACATTGACTTACAAGCCAAGGTAGATAGATGGCTGTTTTTATACAAGCGGAGTCAAACTCACAGCCTGAGTCGACACCCGTGCGGAGTTCTGTTGATAAGGGCTCGCGATAATCCGGCATATAGTCGCGATACCACGGGTTCCGCATAAAACGACTGTCGAAGGAGGGATCCGAAATACGATCCTTGTTCGACAGCAAATCTGAACCTCTTATACTTGATATAAGCGCTTCGTCTAGCTATGAGAATCATCATCTTAGCTGGAGGTGAATACCAGCCTCGGGAACTTGAGTAGCCAGCCTTTGAATGTGCAGCCAGGTCCTTCGTCCCCACTCACTACCTCTGTTCATATTTGAACTGTTGAACTTAGGGTTACTTGACCTACCAGACTTTCTCCAAGACTGAGTGATACTTACGGCAAGAAATTGGCGCCCGCCCATGGCGACGCATACTCAATATCATAGTCGCCAGGCATGtgcttggcgatgatggtCACTAAATTAGATTGAATCCTGGATAAGATTAGGGCACTCGTAAGGCCTGAGACACTAGTTTTGTATCGGTTAGTCAATCAATGTTAATACAGAAGCTAGTACCTAGATCTTTTACTCACCAGATGACAATGATGTTGTTTTTCATGCTGTTTTGTTATAATAAAGTGTAAGATTTCAGATTTCCTGAGAGTTGGAGAACTATACTAAGGTAAGTTATTTCGACTTTTATGTTAAATATCTGTTTATGTTGAGGAAACAGACGGATGACGAGCCACGGTGGCTGGACAGCGTAACAACGACGGGAATTGACGATGCTGGATTCGATACATAATTAGTGGTAACTTAGTAAGTAAACTAGCATTCTGTAATAGGCAAATAGAGATTTTTTTTGCCGGTGTCTGTGGCGACATGTGATGTTCCCTGGATCCTGGGTTACGCACATATGATATTCAGTGCCTGGCCATTCCGCAGAATCGTTTCCGAATTCTCGGAACGGAAACTAGGCCTGCGTACTAACCGGTAAC of Fusarium oxysporum Fo47 chromosome I, complete sequence contains these proteins:
- a CDS encoding FAD-dependent oxidoreductase-like protein, whose protein sequence is MKNNIIVICVSGLTSALILSRIQSNLVTIIAKHMPGDYDIEYASPWAGANFLPRFMRNPWYRDYMPDYREPLSTELRTGVDSGCEFDSACIKTAIYLPWLVRAPADIIVNASGFLASRLGGLDDDAVYPIRGHIVLRAAGGGTILSGTYEKGSWESSPNPNTALRITKRCIKLNPEVTK